One part of the Bacteroidota bacterium genome encodes these proteins:
- the mdh gene encoding malate dehydrogenase: MKKITVVGAGNVGATAAQRIAEKHLAENVVLLDVIEGIPQGKALDMWESAPVEDFDSSVIGTNDYKDTAGSDIIVITAGLARKPGMTRDDLLMKNAEIVKSVTEQIVPGSPNSVIVVVSNPLDVMTWVSMKTSGFPKHRVVGMAGILDSARFRLFIAKELNVSVMDVQALVLGGHGDSMVPLVRYSTVSGIPISELLPAERIAQLVDRARNGGIEIVNYLKTGSAYYAPSSSAVEMVDAIVKNRQRILPCAAYLEGEYGLDGMYVGVPVQLGSNGIEKIIELNLTDSELEELHRSANDVKANIAKLSL, translated from the coding sequence ATGAAAAAAATCACCGTGGTAGGCGCCGGAAATGTCGGTGCAACTGCAGCTCAGAGGATTGCTGAAAAACATCTCGCAGAGAATGTTGTACTGCTTGATGTTATAGAAGGAATTCCACAAGGTAAAGCCCTCGATATGTGGGAAAGTGCCCCAGTCGAGGATTTTGACAGTTCCGTAATTGGTACTAACGATTATAAAGATACAGCCGGATCTGATATCATTGTGATAACAGCCGGTCTTGCAAGAAAACCCGGTATGACCCGCGATGACCTTCTGATGAAAAATGCAGAAATTGTCAAGTCAGTTACCGAACAGATTGTTCCGGGGTCACCGAATTCAGTCATTGTTGTTGTTTCCAACCCCCTCGATGTAATGACATGGGTTTCCATGAAAACAAGTGGATTCCCAAAACACCGCGTTGTTGGTATGGCAGGAATTCTTGATTCAGCCCGTTTCCGTCTTTTTATTGCAAAAGAGCTAAATGTATCTGTTATGGATGTGCAGGCTCTCGTTCTTGGTGGTCATGGTGATTCAATGGTTCCCCTCGTTAGATACTCAACAGTTTCAGGTATTCCCATTAGTGAACTCCTTCCGGCTGAGCGAATTGCTCAACTCGTTGACAGAGCACGCAACGGGGGTATTGAGATAGTCAACTACCTTAAAACAGGCAGCGCATACTACGCGCCTTCTTCTTCAGCAGTTGAAATGGTTGACGCCATTGTGAAAAACAGGCAGAGAATCCTCCCCTGTGCTGCTTATCTCGAAGGTGAATACGGACTTGACGGCATGTATGTTGGTGTTCCTGTTCAACTTGGAAGTAACGGTATTGAAAAAATCATCGAACTAAACTTGACGGATAGTGAACTTGAAGAACTTCACCGGTCTGCCAACGATGTGAAAGCTAATATCGCAAAACTCAGTTTGTAA
- a CDS encoding glycosyltransferase family 39 protein gives MIETIKNLSDLKLKLSIIVVAAVLFLPFLGSVHLFDWDEINFAEASREMIETGDWLRVHIDYEPFYEKPPLFFWVQVVSMKIFGINEFGARFPNAIIGIITLLLLYSFGKKLFDRTFGLLWVIAYAGSILPYFYFRSGILDPLFNLFMFISAWYIFRFFDDEEEKNYNHLNAGLFSGLAILVKGPVGLLLPGLTFIIFNLITIKKFRFKIVQMLLFGIVAILTAGVWFGVELSVNGPVFLEAFFKYQIRLLTTGDAGFSGPIYYHLVVVLIGCFPASLFVFNSFKKQDTLTEGQKNFKLVMFILLSVVMIIFSLVKTKIVHYSSLSYYPVTFLGALALYEIVNERLTNFRWTKIAITTTGVFIGLLISALAMIGIFKEDIIPYVQDEFVRANLKADSLWYGWEPVIGLLLVGTTIFSVILLNKRKPVKGILFLFGGTALTLSLMLPLMLPQIENYVQGAPVGFYESLQGKDVYVKAVGFRSYADIYYSKKEKKNSASGIGILHKDIEDFLINGDIKKPAYFVTKINERDKWTKIPNLKVLYEKNGFIFLQRREKP, from the coding sequence ATGATTGAAACCATAAAAAATCTATCCGATCTGAAATTAAAGCTGAGTATTATCGTTGTCGCGGCTGTATTGTTTCTCCCTTTTCTGGGGAGTGTACACCTTTTTGATTGGGACGAAATCAATTTTGCCGAAGCTTCCAGGGAGATGATCGAAACGGGCGACTGGTTACGCGTCCACATCGATTACGAACCATTCTACGAAAAGCCCCCTCTCTTCTTCTGGGTTCAGGTAGTCTCGATGAAAATCTTCGGTATTAATGAATTTGGTGCAAGATTTCCCAATGCAATCATTGGTATAATCACACTTCTGTTGCTTTATTCCTTTGGGAAGAAACTTTTCGACAGAACATTCGGTTTGCTGTGGGTCATTGCGTATGCGGGGTCAATCCTTCCCTACTTCTACTTCAGGTCCGGAATCCTCGATCCCCTCTTCAATCTTTTCATGTTCATCTCAGCGTGGTACATATTTCGTTTTTTTGATGATGAGGAGGAAAAGAATTACAATCACCTCAATGCAGGATTATTTTCAGGGCTGGCAATTCTTGTAAAGGGTCCGGTCGGATTACTGCTTCCGGGACTGACATTCATTATTTTTAACCTCATTACTATAAAGAAATTCCGGTTTAAAATCGTTCAGATGCTCCTTTTTGGAATTGTCGCAATTCTTACCGCAGGGGTCTGGTTCGGCGTCGAATTGTCTGTAAACGGTCCTGTATTTCTTGAAGCTTTTTTCAAATACCAGATCCGGCTGCTTACGACCGGTGATGCAGGGTTCAGCGGTCCAATTTACTACCATTTGGTCGTTGTTCTTATTGGTTGTTTCCCGGCTTCTCTCTTTGTCTTCAATTCATTTAAAAAGCAGGATACACTCACGGAGGGGCAGAAAAATTTCAAACTGGTCATGTTTATTTTGCTCTCAGTGGTCATGATAATTTTTTCTCTGGTCAAAACGAAGATTGTGCATTACTCCTCTCTTTCCTACTATCCGGTTACTTTCCTGGGGGCACTGGCTCTGTACGAGATCGTAAATGAACGACTCACAAATTTCAGATGGACGAAAATCGCAATCACCACAACCGGGGTTTTTATCGGGTTACTGATCTCTGCACTGGCAATGATCGGAATTTTCAAAGAGGATATCATTCCATATGTACAGGATGAATTTGTTAGGGCAAACCTTAAGGCTGATTCCTTATGGTATGGTTGGGAACCGGTGATTGGACTGTTGCTCGTTGGGACCACAATTTTCTCCGTGATTCTTTTAAACAAAAGAAAACCGGTTAAGGGAATCCTGTTTCTTTTTGGAGGGACTGCTCTCACCCTTTCTCTGATGCTGCCTCTGATGTTGCCTCAAATTGAAAATTATGTACAGGGCGCACCCGTTGGATTTTATGAATCACTCCAGGGGAAGGATGTCTATGTGAAAGCTGTCGGATTCCGGAGTTATGCCGATATCTATTACAGTAAAAAGGAGAAGAAAAACAGCGCTTCCGGTATTGGAATATTGCACAAAGATATCGAAGATTTCCTGATTAATGGAGACATTAAGAAACCTGCCTATTTTGTGACTAAGATAAACGAAAGAGACAAATGGACAAAAATCCCCAATCTCAAGGTTCTTTACGAGAAAAACGGATTTATTTTTTTACAGAGAAGAGAAAAGCCTTAG
- a CDS encoding glycosyltransferase family 2 protein — protein MINDKKIVVVLPAYNAAKTLEQTYNEIPFDIVDDVVLVDDASKDDTSEVGKALGIKHIIKHDKNKGYGGNQKSCYKKALELNADIVIMLHPDYQYTPKLIPSISWIIANGLYPVVLASRILGKGALKGGMPIYKYIANRVLTLVQNWLVGQKLSEYHTGYRAFSAEVLRDLNLEANSDDFVFDNQMLSQIIFKGYEIGEVTCPTKYFEEASSINFKRSSIYGIGVLVTSVKHRLQKMGFARFDIYN, from the coding sequence ATGATTAACGATAAGAAGATAGTTGTTGTTTTACCTGCCTATAATGCAGCGAAAACACTTGAACAGACTTACAATGAGATACCATTTGATATAGTGGACGATGTAGTGCTTGTGGATGATGCGAGCAAAGACGATACATCCGAAGTCGGAAAAGCCCTTGGAATAAAGCATATTATTAAGCATGATAAAAACAAGGGATACGGGGGTAATCAGAAATCGTGTTACAAGAAGGCTCTCGAATTAAATGCTGATATAGTTATCATGCTGCATCCCGATTATCAATACACTCCTAAACTTATTCCTTCAATTTCTTGGATCATTGCCAACGGGCTCTATCCTGTCGTACTCGCCTCAAGGATATTGGGGAAGGGTGCATTAAAAGGGGGAATGCCAATCTATAAATACATCGCAAACAGAGTTTTGACCCTTGTACAAAACTGGCTGGTTGGTCAGAAATTATCTGAATATCATACAGGCTACAGGGCGTTTTCAGCGGAAGTGCTACGCGATCTGAATCTGGAAGCCAATTCTGATGATTTCGTTTTCGATAATCAGATGCTCTCCCAGATTATCTTCAAAGGATATGAGATTGGAGAAGTAACCTGCCCGACAAAATATTTTGAAGAAGCTTCCTCAATAAATTTCAAACGCAGTTCCATCTATGGAATCGGGGTACTCGTTACCTCGGTAAAACACCGTCTCCAGAAAATGGGCTTTGCCAGATTTGACATCTACAATTAG
- a CDS encoding PAS domain S-box protein, translating to MIDAASLKQLFDSFAGSAVYPFVIMDMKGKLLSFNEKAEILFAIKDGNDSFADLFLISEGLKLKSLLVPETKTDFSDSVTLYLRNGKEITVSYSVQSPEVAGEKYLFFQFKESSQRGVNHLNLNVSKKEMKDLGIQDELSTFLGEIESSYPFTYLAKNKLQTKANQFTEMIWLKDSEGKYVLVNDKFSNHLNLKPGQMEGRAEKNFIPNYINDFYTALEKYLKESLSIAIMTSDKVKGVAVGTPHEIIEIPLLDLDDNLVAILGVARPSDEKKLSGGEDSENNLIFADDNNFNLETILKLKNKMYEFIISKNPDAIFIYDLESFKFLDVNDAALNIYGYSRQEFLQMDLTDLYLPEEIQTIAESAKNEEGLFVGPFNHRKKDGSLIQVEICKIAFTYEGAEAHFNIVRDITKILEIEEQLQMMRTVFEYSQDILIVTDNTGFINYINPAVEKHLGFKRTDLLNNSIISLASESSRADFLKKSETPYNFSATIKNSAKSDVAIDVTSVAFSGIDGEVSQVAYIGRIADVVSEPKEVVVEKEVEKIVYVDKPVEKIVYVEKQTQGNHEIKAGGIDPGQLSFIFHEILTPINVIVGFISELKDTLETPSEEQEEAIGYIDENRKKLLYTMDSISEYAQIEQHFGDITKTHFNLDELVQKVFKEMHDSQSPWKKEIVHDRVSMGVQINSDQEKVLNLVCLILKVISHVTDEREVIISAYQLDDANFIVTFRDHHLKIQQKLLYIIQNLFSEQDVSKLRAFGVSRFTIFSAQRLFTLLNGRFEIVQKSGLPFEIGLILPINAEFVSETEAVEEQKENIFRPAITAEKVNPPRTSAEYADTPAIGNPMENVSGSQYDYLVPKQEPPLKSAEKEKSEYIDFDFDSELDFLSRRKKREADRRESERSDTKSFRRSFEEPPSQRDELREPARRSDTSFDFNSSFSRSDYSEKKPSKPSQTSYPDTSSREVTPQKPPLRDEQPPVPKEPVRTYSPPPAPEPPESRFASVAKVTENREPSSIDLRNMSCLYIEDQLDSQILFKVQMKELKSIKFSQSFEDAIPMLENEKFDFIVLDINLQGEYNGLDALKVIRTMEGLESIPIIAVTAYVLPGDKEKFIATGFTDFVSKPIFRNKLVEVLSKIF from the coding sequence ATGATCGACGCCGCTTCTTTGAAACAACTTTTCGACAGCTTCGCAGGAAGTGCAGTCTATCCGTTTGTTATAATGGATATGAAAGGAAAGTTGCTCTCTTTCAATGAGAAGGCAGAAATCCTCTTCGCCATCAAAGATGGGAATGATTCGTTTGCTGATTTGTTCCTGATCTCGGAGGGGCTTAAACTCAAGAGTTTGCTGGTACCTGAGACAAAAACCGATTTTTCTGACTCTGTGACCCTCTATCTGAGGAACGGGAAAGAGATAACAGTAAGCTACTCCGTTCAATCTCCGGAAGTGGCAGGTGAGAAATATCTTTTCTTTCAGTTCAAGGAATCATCACAAAGAGGTGTCAACCACCTGAATCTGAATGTCTCCAAAAAAGAGATGAAGGATCTTGGAATTCAGGATGAACTTTCAACTTTCCTTGGTGAAATAGAATCGTCATATCCCTTTACCTACCTCGCAAAAAACAAACTTCAAACAAAGGCGAACCAGTTCACCGAGATGATCTGGTTAAAAGATTCGGAAGGGAAGTATGTCCTTGTAAATGACAAGTTCTCAAACCATCTTAACCTGAAACCGGGGCAGATGGAGGGCAGGGCAGAAAAAAACTTCATTCCTAACTATATCAACGATTTTTACACCGCTCTCGAAAAATACCTTAAAGAGAGTCTCTCCATTGCAATCATGACTTCCGACAAAGTTAAAGGGGTTGCTGTTGGTACTCCTCACGAAATTATCGAAATTCCGCTTCTCGATCTTGATGATAATCTTGTTGCCATCCTTGGTGTTGCAAGACCGTCGGATGAAAAAAAGCTCTCCGGGGGAGAGGATTCAGAGAATAATCTTATATTTGCGGACGACAATAATTTTAATCTTGAAACCATCCTAAAGTTAAAAAACAAGATGTATGAATTTATAATCAGCAAAAATCCTGATGCAATCTTTATTTATGATCTGGAATCCTTTAAGTTTCTTGATGTAAACGATGCCGCCTTGAACATATACGGCTATTCGAGGCAGGAATTTTTGCAAATGGATCTGACTGACCTTTATCTTCCCGAGGAAATTCAAACAATTGCTGAATCAGCAAAAAATGAAGAAGGCTTGTTTGTGGGTCCTTTCAACCACCGAAAGAAGGATGGGTCGCTAATTCAGGTGGAGATATGCAAAATAGCCTTTACTTATGAAGGTGCGGAAGCCCACTTCAACATTGTCAGAGATATAACAAAAATTCTTGAAATCGAAGAACAGTTGCAGATGATGCGAACAGTTTTCGAATATTCTCAGGACATCTTAATTGTAACTGACAATACAGGTTTTATAAATTATATTAATCCCGCCGTAGAAAAACATCTTGGTTTTAAGAGGACTGATCTTCTCAATAACAGCATTATCAGTCTCGCCTCCGAGAGTTCGCGCGCCGATTTTCTTAAGAAGAGCGAAACACCCTATAATTTTAGTGCCACAATAAAGAACAGTGCCAAATCTGATGTTGCCATTGATGTAACCTCGGTTGCATTCTCAGGAATTGACGGTGAAGTTTCTCAGGTAGCATATATTGGCAGAATCGCTGATGTGGTTTCAGAGCCAAAAGAAGTTGTCGTCGAAAAAGAAGTCGAAAAAATTGTATATGTCGACAAACCTGTCGAAAAAATTGTATATGTCGAAAAACAGACACAGGGCAACCACGAGATCAAAGCGGGAGGTATAGATCCGGGGCAGCTCTCATTTATCTTCCACGAAATTCTTACACCAATTAATGTGATTGTCGGATTTATTTCAGAATTGAAGGACACACTGGAGACTCCTTCCGAGGAGCAGGAAGAGGCAATCGGTTATATTGACGAGAACAGAAAAAAGCTCCTCTATACGATGGATTCCATCTCGGAATATGCACAAATCGAGCAGCATTTTGGTGACATAACAAAAACTCATTTCAATCTCGATGAACTCGTGCAGAAAGTCTTCAAAGAAATGCATGATTCCCAGAGCCCCTGGAAAAAAGAAATTGTTCATGACCGGGTTTCGATGGGTGTTCAGATAAATTCAGATCAGGAAAAAGTACTGAATCTTGTCTGCCTTATTCTTAAGGTAATTTCGCATGTTACTGACGAGCGTGAAGTAATTATCAGTGCCTACCAGCTTGATGATGCAAATTTCATTGTGACCTTTAGAGATCACCACTTGAAAATTCAGCAGAAGCTCCTTTACATCATCCAGAATCTTTTTTCAGAACAGGATGTTTCTAAGTTGAGGGCATTTGGAGTATCAAGATTTACTATCTTCTCCGCGCAACGGTTGTTTACACTCTTGAATGGCAGATTTGAAATTGTTCAAAAATCGGGTTTACCGTTCGAGATTGGATTAATTCTTCCAATTAATGCGGAATTTGTTTCGGAAACGGAAGCTGTGGAAGAGCAGAAGGAAAATATTTTCAGACCTGCCATAACCGCTGAAAAGGTCAATCCACCCAGGACTTCAGCCGAATATGCCGACACTCCAGCGATTGGCAATCCAATGGAAAATGTAAGCGGCTCCCAATATGATTATCTGGTGCCTAAACAGGAACCACCTTTAAAATCTGCTGAAAAAGAGAAGAGCGAGTATATCGATTTTGATTTTGACAGTGAACTCGATTTCTTAAGCAGACGAAAAAAGAGAGAAGCCGACAGACGGGAAAGTGAGAGAAGTGATACAAAGAGTTTCCGCAGATCTTTCGAAGAACCGCCTTCGCAAAGAGATGAATTAAGGGAGCCGGCGAGGCGATCGGATACTTCATTCGATTTCAATTCAAGTTTTTCGCGGTCGGATTACAGTGAGAAAAAACCGTCAAAACCGTCGCAGACCTCTTATCCTGACACTTCATCCCGAGAGGTTACTCCACAGAAACCCCCGCTAAGGGATGAACAGCCACCCGTACCAAAGGAACCGGTCAGGACATATTCGCCACCACCAGCCCCGGAGCCACCTGAAAGCCGGTTTGCTTCTGTCGCCAAGGTGACGGAAAACAGGGAGCCATCTTCGATTGATCTTCGTAACATGAGTTGTCTTTATATCGAGGATCAACTTGATTCACAGATACTCTTTAAAGTTCAGATGAAAGAGCTGAAATCGATCAAGTTTTCTCAAAGTTTTGAAGATGCGATACCAATGCTTGAAAACGAAAAATTTGATTTCATAGTGCTCGACATCAATCTTCAAGGTGAATACAATGGATTGGATGCACTGAAAGTGATAAGAACCATGGAGGGACTTGAGTCGATTCCAATAATCGCTGTCACAGCATATGTTCTCCCGGGTGACAAGGAGAAATTTATTGCAACCGGGTTCACCGATTTTGTTTCAAAGCCTATCTTCCGAAACAAACTTGTGGAAGTACTTAGTAAAATATTCTGA
- a CDS encoding polysaccharide deacetylase family protein produces the protein MLVTSVLIYNYILQGVFGSYAFASDGFSLEAFSKIFGADQTKVAILYSKKTENFLPKGSTWIKDNVTAWERYTQGNKFPVTVITEDDLEKGVLTPENYQILIMPSIKALSDREILTIKDYLDKGGNIMATGATGTFSADGKWRGWEYFKEVYGTLFTKETAKIPSPRLLTLKGGSPITFDIPTGYRLKIATWDNMVATRVLDPRTQQLSFWYDFKIDSGLVREEVLNTSGLCYGTYGKGRFVWYGFDIITIVGQREEYLVLDKLIRNSLNWLAKKPSAYIVDWPGNKKAAAIILASIGEEPGNIKNLLPILAQEGVKATFLVEGGLTGTNADLVKSLSAYGDISGVVDIGFMNSVNDTVNKLKKLEVQEADFNNSIKTFKTTTGGTLKGIKPLYGLFDDNSLMAAAASGIKYIITDSLTDRSVPKYVVKGEEAIITVTKTVRDDKEIVGKYGLVEHDYQLYTYLEDVDRLIFEGGLYVLKLHTNFQLKPEYVSVVKDVIKYMKEKDMWITSMPVLYTWWTNNNRVELRVEARGTSRMVIALSNVGNTILKEVLVPVDFTLMPKTYKISTEIINTPLPDTDVNRELRKLTLRIKNLKPSESRIYYIDYKN, from the coding sequence ATGCTTGTGACCTCCGTCCTGATTTACAATTACATTCTTCAGGGCGTCTTCGGGTCTTATGCATTTGCGTCTGACGGATTTTCTCTCGAGGCATTTTCCAAAATATTTGGTGCTGACCAGACCAAGGTTGCCATTCTTTATTCAAAGAAAACCGAGAATTTTCTCCCTAAAGGTTCCACTTGGATCAAAGATAATGTGACTGCATGGGAGCGCTACACCCAGGGGAATAAATTCCCCGTTACCGTGATAACTGAAGACGATCTTGAAAAAGGAGTCCTCACTCCCGAAAATTATCAGATTCTCATCATGCCCAGTATCAAGGCTCTTAGCGACAGGGAAATTCTTACAATTAAAGATTATCTCGACAAGGGCGGCAACATTATGGCGACCGGGGCAACCGGCACATTCTCTGCTGATGGCAAGTGGCGCGGATGGGAGTATTTTAAGGAAGTTTACGGAACACTTTTTACTAAAGAAACAGCAAAAATTCCGTCACCGCGATTGCTGACATTAAAAGGCGGGTCTCCAATCACATTCGACATTCCCACCGGGTACCGGTTAAAGATTGCGACATGGGATAACATGGTTGCGACGAGAGTTTTAGATCCCAGAACTCAACAACTGAGTTTTTGGTATGACTTTAAAATTGACTCAGGTCTTGTTAGAGAAGAAGTTCTAAATACTTCGGGACTCTGCTATGGCACATACGGCAAGGGGAGATTTGTATGGTACGGATTTGACATTATCACAATTGTAGGGCAAAGGGAAGAATACCTTGTACTCGACAAACTGATAAGAAATTCTCTAAACTGGCTTGCAAAAAAACCGAGTGCTTATATTGTTGACTGGCCCGGAAATAAAAAGGCTGCTGCCATCATTCTTGCATCTATTGGTGAGGAGCCGGGAAATATCAAGAATCTCCTTCCAATCCTGGCACAAGAGGGGGTAAAGGCTACTTTTCTTGTTGAAGGGGGACTTACCGGCACGAATGCAGATCTTGTCAAAAGTCTTTCTGCTTATGGTGACATCTCGGGCGTTGTCGATATCGGATTTATGAATTCGGTGAATGATACCGTGAACAAGCTTAAAAAACTTGAAGTTCAGGAAGCGGATTTTAATAATTCAATTAAAACTTTCAAAACCACCACTGGTGGTACATTAAAAGGCATCAAGCCGCTTTACGGATTGTTTGATGACAACTCTCTTATGGCTGCTGCTGCAAGCGGGATAAAGTACATAATTACCGATTCTTTGACCGACAGATCAGTTCCAAAATATGTGGTTAAAGGTGAGGAAGCCATTATTACGGTGACCAAAACTGTAAGAGATGACAAGGAAATTGTAGGAAAATACGGTCTGGTCGAACACGATTATCAGCTTTACACCTACTTGGAAGATGTTGACAGACTGATTTTTGAGGGTGGATTGTATGTCCTGAAATTGCATACCAATTTCCAGTTGAAACCGGAGTATGTTTCGGTTGTTAAAGATGTAATCAAGTATATGAAGGAAAAGGATATGTGGATAACCAGCATGCCTGTACTTTATACCTGGTGGACAAACAATAACAGGGTAGAACTTAGAGTGGAAGCCAGAGGAACAAGCAGAATGGTAATAGCTCTATCGAATGTGGGAAATACCATTTTGAAAGAGGTACTTGTTCCCGTTGATTTCACTCTTATGCCTAAAACTTATAAAATTTCAACAGAAATTATTAACACCCCGCTGCCTGATACTGATGTGAACAGAGAGCTTAGAAAATTGACATTAAGAATTAAAAATTTAAAACCGTCAGAATCCAGAATTTATTACATAGACTACAAAAATTAA
- a CDS encoding glycosyltransferase family 2 protein → MAQNKIRSTRITVKNTEATEVAGENRLRQILRRMISSGVSSLALILVIVFTMPMTVLSYSALFEYSTMISLLLFLLILLIRYFGLLGMAYLWLNNYTFSKRPDFQPFVSVIVPVYNEGILLKDAIMSLLELEYSNYEIIIVNDGSSDNTYDVAKTLVGFQQGLYGKVKVSLISKPNGGKARALNAGISYSKSEIVLCMDGDSQLSPETIRNAARHFIDPRIGAVAGNVKVLNRKRFYADLQALEYIEGLNMARAAQSFLKLVNIIPGPIGLFRKKAIEEVGYYSSDTFAEDADLTLKILSKGWKVYYEPTAIAWTEAPVKLQQLLKQRYRWTRGILQAIRKHKNLLYNPTINFGDTFILWTMFYEALIWPTMNIVANFFFIVVSIFYGYTSLIFFWWVFLALLDTVTALYCVAVEDEELRLVPYSLVYRMFFVFAIDICKMMSTIEEFLGLDMNWGKLERIGTGK, encoded by the coding sequence ATGGCTCAAAATAAGATAAGATCTACCCGGATCACTGTTAAAAACACTGAAGCGACTGAAGTTGCCGGAGAGAATCGTCTTAGACAAATTCTTAGAAGGATGATTTCTTCCGGTGTGTCTTCGCTTGCATTGATTCTCGTGATTGTCTTTACGATGCCAATGACCGTACTGTCGTATTCCGCTCTCTTCGAGTACTCTACGATGATTTCCCTGCTGCTGTTCCTTTTGATTCTGTTGATCAGATATTTCGGACTTTTGGGGATGGCTTATTTATGGCTGAATAACTACACTTTTTCGAAGAGACCTGATTTTCAGCCCTTTGTATCGGTCATAGTACCAGTGTACAATGAAGGAATATTACTCAAAGATGCGATCATGTCGCTTCTTGAACTTGAATATTCAAATTATGAAATTATTATCGTTAACGACGGTTCATCTGACAATACTTACGATGTGGCGAAGACACTCGTCGGATTTCAGCAGGGATTATACGGAAAAGTAAAGGTTTCTTTGATCAGTAAGCCGAATGGCGGCAAGGCAAGAGCTTTGAACGCCGGGATCAGCTACTCGAAATCCGAGATAGTGCTTTGTATGGATGGTGACAGTCAGCTTTCACCTGAAACAATCAGAAATGCCGCCAGACATTTTATCGATCCAAGAATCGGAGCTGTTGCAGGTAATGTAAAAGTATTGAACAGAAAAAGATTTTACGCCGACCTTCAGGCTCTCGAGTACATCGAAGGTCTTAACATGGCACGGGCAGCTCAGAGTTTTCTTAAACTCGTAAATATTATACCGGGACCCATCGGTTTGTTCAGAAAAAAAGCAATTGAAGAAGTCGGTTACTATTCGAGCGACACATTTGCTGAAGATGCAGATCTTACCTTGAAGATATTATCCAAGGGATGGAAGGTTTATTATGAACCAACAGCAATTGCATGGACGGAGGCTCCGGTTAAGCTGCAGCAGCTTCTGAAGCAAAGATATCGCTGGACGAGGGGAATTCTCCAGGCGATCAGAAAACATAAAAATTTGCTTTATAATCCCACGATTAACTTTGGTGATACCTTTATTCTCTGGACAATGTTTTATGAAGCATTGATCTGGCCTACGATGAATATAGTTGCCAACTTTTTCTTTATAGTGGTCTCGATTTTTTACGGTTACACCAGTCTGATATTTTTCTGGTGGGTATTTTTGGCTTTACTTGATACAGTGACGGCACTATATTGTGTAGCTGTGGAAGATGAAGAATTACGACTTGTACCTTATTCTTTAGTGTACAGAATGTTTTTCGTATTTGCAATTGATATTTGTAAGATGATGTCGACCATTGAAGAGTTCCTCGGTTTGGATATGAACTGGGGAAAACTGGAACGCATCGGAACCGGTAAATAG